One part of the Eriocheir sinensis breed Jianghai 21 chromosome 6, ASM2467909v1, whole genome shotgun sequence genome encodes these proteins:
- the LOC126986948 gene encoding clumping factor B-like, whose product MPKAATQGPKGTAAASSHAPGPSGYRPAPRRRPVQPDKYMRLLFSTDGNDNDISDSEFVLDSDSDSDSDSDSDFDSDSESDRDNELREGEDDHRNREVPLPETPDFSFAWSEGSDFVPDLHEFCSDRSGVTRDWPCNDQSNESDFFRAYLDDELMSFAHRLIYQLSVRKILGESLVPSSVR is encoded by the exons atgcctaaagctgcaacccaaggtcccaaag gtactgccgctgcaagcagtcatgccccaggtccttcggggtacaggcccgcacctcgccgacgtcctgtgcaacccgacaagtacatgagactgctgttttctacggacggtaacgacaacgacatctctgactctgaatttgttctggacagtgacagtgacagtgacagtgacagtgacagtgactttgacagtgacagtgaaagtgacagggacaatgaactgcgtgaaggtgaggatgaccaccggaacagagaagtgccgttgcctgagaccccagacttctcatttgcttggtcagaagggtcagacttcgtacctgacctgcacgagttttgctctgacaggagtggcgtgacgagagactggccttgcaacgaccagtcaaatgagagtgactttttccgtgcctacttggatgatgagttgatgtcattt gcgcacagactgatataccaacTGTCAGTAAGAAAGATCCTAGGGGAAAGTCTGGTGCCGTCGTCTGTAAGATGA